The proteins below are encoded in one region of Phaseolus vulgaris cultivar G19833 chromosome 1, P. vulgaris v2.0, whole genome shotgun sequence:
- the LOC137815451 gene encoding B3 domain-containing transcription factor FUS3-like: MMMDQRQREKLLHKTEACAFVAGVDAELRLVAAPGDITNTNNVNRIINSTSSNVSQSHGSGRIHDTNHLGLVAAVTNLGTVHRKKRMPRQRRSTTTSTTNPTLFMQMHHFDNPFSSKHHQPNLPSSTPSASSHVPSSSLHSVKPSTPPPPAREINHRNLRFLFKKELKNSDVSSLRRMILPKKAAETFLPALDSKEGILMNMDDKDGTHVWNFKYRFWPNNNSRMYVLENTGEFVSTHGLRFGDTIVVYQHIENNNYVIQARKGSEEDEFMEQSSETVDDMFLSDLEVNKPGCFNINYPAVNDTGMSFIYDTTFSNDSPLDFLGGSMTNLSRIGPVETFGSVENLSLDDFY, from the exons ATGATGATGGATCAGCGACAGCGAGAGAAACTGCTTCACAAAACCGAGGCCTGTGCTTTCGTGGCAGGTGTTGATGCCGAGCTTCGACTTGTCGCCGCCCCAGGGGACATCACCAACACCAACAACGTTAACAGGATCATCAACAGCACCAGCAGCAACGTATCTCAATCTCACGGGTCGGGTCGGATCCACGACACCAACCACCTTGGTCTCGTCGCTGCGGTTACCAACCTCGGAACTGTTCACAGGAAGAAGAGGATGCCCCGGCAGCGAAGATCCACCACCACCTCCACCACCAACCCCACCTTGTTTATGCAGATGCACCACTTCGACAACCCTTTCTCCTCTAAGCACCACCAGCCTAATTTACCATCTTCAACTCCCTCCGCCTCCTCGCACGTGCCATCCTCCTCTCTCCACTCTGTTAAACCCTCCACTCCTCCCCCGCCTGCACGT GAAATCAATCATAGAAACTTGAGGTTCCTTTTCAAAAAGGAGTTGAAGAACAGTGATGTTAGCTCCCTAAGGAGAATGATTTTGCCAAAG AAAGCAGCAGAGACTTTCCTTCCAGCACTGGATTCAAAAGAAGGAATTTTGATGAACATGGACGATAAAGATGGTACTCATGTGTGGAATTTCAAGTACAG GTTTTGGCCAAACAACAACAGTAGGATGTACGTACTTGAAAACACAG GAGAATTTGTCAGCACACATGGTCTTCGATTTGGCGATACCATCGTGGTTTACCAACATATTGAAAACAATAACTAT GTTATTCAAGCTAGAAAAGGCTCGGAGGAGGATGAATTTATGGAACAAAGTAGTGAGACAGTGGACGACATGTTCCTGAGTGACTTGGAGGTGAACAAACCAGGTTGTTTCAATATAAACTATCCTGCAGTGAATGATACTGGCATGTCCTTCATATATGACACTACTTTCTCAAATGACTCCCCACTTGACTTTTTGGGTGGATCAATGACTAATCTTTCAAGGATTGGACCAGTTGAAACCTTTGGTTCTGTTGAGAATTTGTCCCTTGATGACTTCTATTAA
- the LOC137813629 gene encoding histone H2A.Z-specific chaperone CHZ1 has product MAEHNDPNEPTLPSKRKSDPDLQELPSKKLATPDLKETQEPEPNADHTTSQPPNPSSDPKELQNDDMDQKDLLNDDKELQNDVEDEDDEEEEEKEKEEEDRKGKRISRDDKGKAKMVEEDDDDEDDSDDDSDDDDSDDDGSDFSDDPLTEVDLNNILPSRTRGRTGAAANVGVRIPGNTGKAATATVGGLSDGDDSDDSDA; this is encoded by the coding sequence ATGGCGGAACATAATGACCCCAATGAACCCACATTACCCTCCAAGCGTAAGTCCGATCCTGATCTTCAAGAACTTCCATCAAAAAAGCTCGCAACTCCCGACCTCAAAGAAACCCAGGAACCCGAACCTAATGCTGACCACACCACTTCCCAACCTCCCAATCCTTCCTCCGACCCTAAGGAACTCCAAAACGATGACATGGACCAAAAGGACCTCCTAAACGACGACAAGGAGCTCCAAAACGATGTTGAAGATGAAGAcgacgaggaggaggaggagaaaGAGAAGGAGGAAGAGGACCGAAAGGGGAAACGGATTTCGCGTGACGACAAGGGAAAAGCGAAAATGGTAGAAGAAGACGACGATGACGAAGACGATTCCGACGACGATAGTGATGACGACGATTCCGACGACGACGGAAGTGACTTCTCCGACGACCCGCTCACGGAGGTCGATTTGAATAATATCCTGCCGTCCAGGACTCGGGGGCGGACGGGGGCGGCGGCGAATGTAGGAGTGCGCATTCCTGGTAACACGGGGAAAGCGGCCACCGCGACTGTAGGCGGCCTCAGCGATGGCGACGATAGCGACGACAGTGATGCTTGA
- the LOC137815544 gene encoding uncharacterized protein: MGDESCLIRSTRTTLTADPKCRHPFTNTIIEVPLPEKWKGFNRDRYDGSTDPDEHMDAYTTHMSLYTSDDVVLCRVFPTSLKGATLSWFTKLSPNSFGSFATLVAKFETQFATSRPHHLTSIALVGIRQEKGESLRTFVDRFSKVAMSIRNLSPDVAMHHMLTALRLGLFADNLCMQSADSLDELRKRAAKYM; this comes from the coding sequence ATGGGCGACGAGTCGTGCCTAATCAGGTCCACCCGGACGACCCTGACGGCCGACCCGAAGTGCCGACACCCCTTTACCAACACCATCATCGAAGTCCCACTGCCTGAgaagtggaagggtttcaaccgaGACCGATATGACGGGTCGACCGACCCAGACGAGCATATGGACGCCTACACCACCCATATGAGTCTCTACACCTCGGACGACGTCGTGCTGTGCCGAGTGTTTCCCACATCCTTGAAGGGTGCAACCCTTagttggttcaccaagctcTCACCCAACTCCTTCGGTAGCTTTGCCACGCTCGTCGCAAAGTTTGAAACCCAGTTCGCGACTAGCCGGCCACACCATCTGACCTCCATCGCCTTGGTAGGCATCCGCCAGGAGAAGGGAGAATCATTGAGAACCTTTGTGGATAGGTTCAGTAAGGTGGCAATGAGCATCCGGAATCTAAGTCCGGATGTTgccatgcaccacatgctgacgGCCCTTCGTCTGGGGCTCTTTGCCGACAACCTGTGCATGCAGTCGGCCGATAGCTTGGACGAGCTGAGAAAAAGAGCTGCTAAGTACATGTAG